One segment of Desulfosudis oleivorans Hxd3 DNA contains the following:
- a CDS encoding endonuclease/exonuclease/phosphatase family protein: MKDQPQSTGRVSVMSLNVRFGLADAGEHSWENRKPAFVELFKQYRPDFIGMQEVNGFQAAFFAGLLSDYHAIGKRTPAPAGWQDVLIFYHKNWECRDCDRFFLSDTPDIPSRMPDSRWPRQCVMGTFEKEGLRMVCVNTHFDFDEPVQVKSAAILLARLEKFSNTALPVLITGDFNAGPGSDCHRAFTHPGRLTRPFFDVFDGDNSGTFHKFTGDAVSDRIDWILCRNMGGPREKRIITDRFAGIFPSDHFPVYAEFSLDL, from the coding sequence ATGAAAGATCAACCCCAGAGCACGGGCCGCGTTTCCGTGATGAGCCTCAATGTCCGCTTCGGCCTGGCCGATGCCGGTGAACACAGCTGGGAGAACAGAAAACCAGCGTTTGTCGAGCTGTTTAAGCAGTACCGCCCTGATTTTATCGGCATGCAGGAGGTCAATGGGTTTCAGGCCGCTTTTTTTGCCGGCCTGCTTTCCGATTATCATGCCATTGGCAAGCGGACGCCGGCCCCGGCCGGATGGCAGGATGTACTGATCTTTTACCACAAAAACTGGGAGTGCCGTGACTGTGACCGCTTCTTTTTAAGTGACACGCCGGACATTCCCAGCCGCATGCCCGACAGCCGATGGCCCCGGCAGTGCGTGATGGGGACGTTTGAAAAAGAAGGCCTCCGAATGGTCTGCGTCAACACCCACTTTGATTTTGATGAACCTGTCCAGGTCAAAAGCGCGGCCATTCTGCTGGCGCGCCTTGAAAAATTTTCAAACACCGCCCTGCCCGTCCTGATCACCGGCGATTTTAACGCGGGTCCGGGCAGCGATTGCCACCGGGCCTTTACCCATCCGGGCCGGCTGACACGACCCTTTTTTGATGTGTTTGACGGGGACAACTCCGGCACCTTCCACAAGTTTACAGGGGATGCTGTTTCCGACCGTATTGACTGGATTCTGTGCCGCAACATGGGTGGCCCGAGAGAAAAGCGAATCATCACCGACCGGTTTGCCGGTATCTTTCCGTCGGACCACTTTCCTGTTTACGCTGAGTTTTCCCTGGATTTATAA
- a CDS encoding choice-of-anchor Q domain-containing protein, protein MKKDRKNRFTVFVLSSFLCLFLLLTPIIAGATIIYVDKDATGAGTGTSWGNACPELGDALYAAVSGDEIWVAAGTYYPTRDRYGSAAPADNRDKTFYFSPSNSLKVYGGFDGTNGGGGGALETDLSQRNPAANVTILSGDLAGDDDSGGNNSENAYHVVFMQANTAEVLLDGFTVTAGNADAASASDSYGGGIYNSGANGTVNPEVKNCIIRGNHGKYGGGLANWGSSVNNVVNAFSLTDCDIRENTAMFGGALYMTNSEVAMLTNCLLRGNSATDNGGAIASYSSLAILANCLVTGNTAENGGGFYTGNDDNVTNRPYRIRNCTISGNYASNLGGAMYNLADTDFHCNSNLANTIIWNNDSGNSLKDIYNEGDAEPVYQNCDIGGCEGSGASWDTELGIDNGGNIDANPQFFAPVSPASAPTTAGDFHIALTSACIDAGTDTILNFSLSYIPEDDMDKEIRDDVNDIGVDEALDTDGDGTRNLDDADDDNDSIPDVDEIAIGTDPLLADTDDDGLDDYEEVYTYPTDPLDPDSDNDGMTDGWEVANGLDPMDDTDAAEHWDSDTLDNLTEFQYGTDPNDPDTDGDGMPDDWEVANALDPLTDDTGLDPDFDRITNLAEYDTGTDPQVYHIYTNAIYVNQAAAGLDNGISWANAFVSLQDALAAAGTVSGGADIWVATGTYYPDEGGVQTNGDRNATFRVLDGMAVYGGFAGTESSLDQRALSVEVLSVLDGDLDQNDNNGGDNSENAYHVVHFSGVSDQTILDGFVITGGNANSTQSSTDKDGGGIYSADGTPRVSNCHITGNCATWDGGGLYINKGNLQIFNCAITENTAGYNGGGMCNYTYALTLDPVIECSPIVMNSVFAGNFAGHDGGAMYNHAYGGTVSPTITNCTFTGNNAANAGNEIYNYILTILGVQLGVCEPQFTNCILWNDSAIFNFIATPSYAYCNIKGSGGSASWDSTLGTDNGNNIDADPMFANPAAADLRLLAGSPCLDTGNNVANGTSFDLDGEARIQNNIIDMGAYEGAEALPFANLINWNGNLVADFGDNGLWYHNGTSWNWMTNRGHVNQMVAWDGKLVVDFGSDYGLHYYDGTGWAWMSNKGDVAKMVAWNNGATEKLVVDFGAGKRVYTYNGSWSWFTNKDAVANMTVWDNRLVVDFGSGRGVYNNNGTWNWMSNKDDIARMVAWNNGSAERLVVDFGGGRRVYTYNGAWSWLTNKDDLNDMAVWNNKLVVDFGSGRRMYTYDGAWSWISNKDDVVKMVAWNDGTDKLAVDLGAGRGMYYYDGAWHWMKNADTVPELTAWGNRLAVDFGSGVGVYNYNGAWNFMKSWSTAD, encoded by the coding sequence ATGAAAAAAGATCGAAAAAACCGTTTTACCGTGTTTGTTCTTTCTTCATTTCTTTGTTTGTTTTTACTTTTAACACCCATTATTGCCGGCGCCACGATCATCTATGTGGATAAAGATGCCACCGGCGCCGGCACCGGAACATCGTGGGGCAATGCCTGCCCCGAACTCGGTGATGCCCTGTATGCCGCCGTTAGCGGCGACGAAATATGGGTGGCGGCAGGCACATATTATCCGACCCGGGACAGGTACGGCAGCGCCGCGCCTGCCGACAACCGCGATAAAACCTTCTATTTTTCTCCCTCAAACAGCCTGAAGGTCTACGGCGGGTTTGACGGCACAAACGGCGGCGGCGGCGGTGCCCTGGAAACAGACCTCTCCCAGCGGAATCCGGCCGCCAATGTGACCATCCTCAGCGGCGACCTGGCCGGCGATGACGACAGCGGTGGGAACAACAGCGAGAACGCCTATCATGTAGTGTTTATGCAAGCCAACACCGCCGAGGTCCTGCTGGACGGTTTTACCGTTACCGCCGGCAACGCCGACGCCGCTTCCGCCAGCGACAGTTATGGCGGGGGAATTTATAACAGCGGCGCCAACGGCACCGTTAATCCGGAAGTGAAAAACTGTATTATCCGGGGCAATCACGGTAAGTATGGCGGCGGCTTGGCTAACTGGGGATCGAGCGTGAACAATGTGGTCAATGCGTTTTCCCTGACTGATTGTGATATCCGGGAGAACACGGCCATGTTCGGTGGCGCCCTGTATATGACAAATAGCGAGGTAGCAATGCTGACCAATTGTCTGCTTCGCGGCAACAGCGCCACTGATAACGGCGGGGCGATTGCCAGCTACTCGAGTCTGGCCATCCTGGCCAATTGCCTGGTTACCGGCAATACCGCGGAAAATGGCGGTGGCTTTTACACCGGTAACGATGATAATGTCACCAATCGTCCCTACCGGATCCGCAACTGTACTATCAGCGGCAATTACGCTTCCAATCTGGGCGGGGCCATGTACAATTTGGCGGACACGGACTTCCACTGTAATTCGAACCTGGCCAACACCATTATCTGGAACAATGACAGCGGTAACTCGCTGAAGGATATATACAATGAAGGAGACGCTGAGCCCGTGTATCAGAATTGTGATATCGGCGGCTGCGAAGGCAGCGGCGCCTCCTGGGATACCGAACTGGGTATTGACAACGGCGGCAATATTGACGCCAATCCCCAGTTTTTTGCGCCGGTCTCGCCGGCGTCGGCGCCCACCACGGCCGGCGACTTTCATATCGCGCTGACCTCCGCCTGCATCGACGCCGGCACCGATACCATCCTGAACTTCTCTCTTTCGTATATCCCGGAGGATGACATGGACAAGGAAATCCGGGACGATGTGAATGACATCGGCGTGGACGAGGCCCTGGACACGGATGGAGACGGAACGCGAAACCTGGACGACGCCGACGATGACAACGACAGCATCCCCGATGTGGATGAAATAGCGATCGGCACCGATCCGCTCCTGGCCGACACGGACGATGACGGCCTTGACGATTATGAAGAAGTCTACACCTATCCGACCGATCCTTTGGACCCGGATTCGGATAATGACGGCATGACCGATGGTTGGGAAGTGGCCAACGGTCTCGATCCGATGGATGACACAGACGCTGCCGAACACTGGGACAGCGACACCCTGGACAATTTAACCGAATTCCAGTACGGCACAGATCCGAACGATCCGGATACGGACGGTGACGGCATGCCCGATGACTGGGAAGTGGCCAATGCCCTTGATCCCCTGACGGATGACACCGGCCTGGATCCCGACTTTGACCGCATTACCAACCTGGCTGAGTACGATACCGGTACCGATCCGCAGGTCTATCATATCTACACCAACGCCATTTATGTCAATCAAGCTGCTGCCGGTTTAGACAACGGCATCTCCTGGGCCAACGCCTTTGTCTCGCTCCAGGACGCGCTGGCCGCAGCCGGAACCGTCTCCGGTGGGGCCGACATCTGGGTGGCGACCGGAACCTATTACCCGGATGAAGGGGGCGTTCAGACCAACGGGGATCGCAACGCAACCTTCAGGGTACTCGACGGCATGGCGGTTTACGGCGGTTTTGCGGGAACAGAGTCCAGCCTTGACCAACGGGCCCTGTCGGTAGAAGTTTTATCCGTCCTGGACGGGGATCTGGACCAGAATGACAACAACGGCGGCGACAACAGCGAAAATGCCTATCACGTGGTTCACTTCAGCGGTGTAAGCGACCAGACCATCCTGGATGGGTTTGTTATTACCGGTGGCAATGCAAACAGCACCCAATCCAGCACCGATAAAGATGGCGGCGGTATTTATAGCGCCGACGGTACGCCGCGTGTATCCAACTGTCATATTACAGGCAACTGTGCCACATGGGATGGCGGAGGCCTCTATATTAACAAAGGCAACCTTCAAATTTTCAACTGCGCCATTACCGAAAACACCGCGGGTTATAACGGCGGCGGCATGTGTAATTATACATACGCCTTGACGCTTGACCCCGTAATAGAGTGTTCCCCGATTGTAATGAACAGTGTGTTTGCGGGCAACTTCGCGGGCCATGACGGCGGCGCAATGTATAACCATGCCTATGGCGGAACCGTCAGCCCCACAATTACCAACTGCACCTTCACAGGCAACAACGCCGCCAACGCGGGCAATGAAATTTATAATTATATTCTGACCATACTGGGTGTGCAACTCGGTGTCTGCGAACCACAGTTTACCAACTGCATTCTCTGGAACGATTCAGCGATTTTCAACTTTATCGCCACGCCCTCCTATGCCTACTGCAACATCAAGGGCAGCGGCGGCAGCGCGTCATGGGACAGCACCCTGGGCACGGACAACGGCAACAACATAGACGCCGATCCCATGTTTGCAAACCCGGCCGCCGCCGACCTGCGCCTTTTGGCCGGTTCGCCCTGCCTGGACACCGGCAACAATGTTGCCAACGGCACGTCGTTTGACCTGGATGGCGAAGCCCGTATTCAGAACAACATCATTGACATGGGGGCCTACGAAGGAGCCGAAGCCCTGCCCTTTGCCAACCTGATCAACTGGAACGGCAACCTGGTGGCCGACTTTGGCGACAATGGCCTGTGGTACCACAACGGCACAAGTTGGAACTGGATGACCAACCGGGGCCATGTCAATCAGATGGTGGCCTGGGACGGCAAGCTGGTGGTAGACTTCGGCTCGGACTACGGCCTGCACTACTATGACGGCACCGGCTGGGCCTGGATGTCCAACAAAGGCGATGTGGCAAAAATGGTCGCCTGGAACAATGGCGCAACAGAAAAGCTGGTGGTGGACTTTGGCGCAGGCAAGCGTGTCTACACCTATAACGGTTCCTGGAGCTGGTTTACCAACAAGGATGCCGTGGCAAACATGACCGTATGGGATAACCGGCTGGTGGTCGACTTCGGTTCCGGCCGGGGCGTGTACAATAACAACGGCACCTGGAACTGGATGAGCAACAAGGACGATATCGCCAGAATGGTGGCCTGGAACAACGGTTCTGCCGAGCGACTGGTGGTGGATTTTGGCGGCGGCCGCCGGGTGTACACCTACAACGGCGCATGGAGCTGGCTCACCAACAAGGATGATCTCAACGACATGGCCGTGTGGAACAACAAGCTGGTGGTCGACTTTGGTTCCGGCCGCCGCATGTACACCTATGACGGGGCCTGGAGCTGGATTTCTAACAAAGACGATGTGGTGAAAATGGTGGCCTGGAACGACGGTACCGACAAACTGGCCGTGGACTTAGGGGCCGGACGGGGCATGTACTATTATGACGGCGCCTGGCACTGGATGAAAAACGCCGACACCGTGCCGGAGCTGACGGCCTGGGGCAACCGCCTGGCCGTGGACTTCGGCTCCGGCGTGGGCGTCTATAACTACAACGGCGCCTGGAACTTCATGAAATCCTGGAGTACGGCGGACTGA
- a CDS encoding type II toxin-antitoxin system VapC family toxin → MIYVDTSVLAAYYCPEPLSRQVQELLRKEAKPALSYLAEVELVSAVARKVRTKELNDTDGNRILMKFSSHVNAGLFHVIPVERHHWQMAKDWIGFFKTSLRTLDALHLALASDHGLQLVTSDKSFFQAAGKFDVDARLIVPGKK, encoded by the coding sequence ATGATTTATGTGGATACAAGTGTTCTGGCGGCATATTACTGTCCGGAACCTCTAAGCCGCCAGGTCCAGGAACTGTTGAGAAAAGAGGCGAAACCGGCCCTGAGTTATCTTGCCGAGGTAGAGCTTGTTTCCGCAGTGGCTAGAAAAGTGCGAACAAAGGAACTGAACGATACGGACGGAAACCGCATCCTGATGAAATTCAGCAGCCATGTGAATGCCGGCCTGTTTCACGTTATTCCGGTGGAGCGCCACCACTGGCAGATGGCAAAAGACTGGATCGGATTCTTTAAAACATCCCTGCGAACCCTTGACGCGCTGCACCTTGCCCTTGCGTCCGACCATGGACTACAACTTGTGACATCCGATAAATCTTTTTTTCAGGCCGCCGGAAAGTTTGACGTGGATGCACGACTGATAGTCCCGGGGAAGAAATAA
- a CDS encoding REP-associated tyrosine transposase, translating to MYTYRNMTLEERTQILARRKERGFPWHAPPHYSGEINIYLISAACFEHYHIMATPNRLTEFSEALIGGMESDLKLHSVAWVVQPNHYHVLVKTDLDTLRPWLGRLHNGKSTQWNREDKMPGRKVWHRFTDRRIRSERHFYATLNYIHANPVKHGYVEESSDWPWSSLHDYLTVYGRDTLVQWWNRYPIKDYGTGWDD from the coding sequence ATGTACACTTATAGAAACATGACACTTGAAGAGCGCACACAGATATTAGCCAGACGCAAAGAACGTGGATTCCCCTGGCATGCGCCACCCCATTACAGCGGAGAAATAAACATCTATCTCATCAGTGCAGCATGTTTTGAGCACTATCATATTATGGCAACCCCCAACCGCCTGACCGAATTCTCTGAAGCGCTCATCGGGGGTATGGAGAGCGATTTAAAGCTTCATTCTGTTGCATGGGTTGTGCAACCCAACCACTATCATGTACTGGTAAAAACAGACTTGGACACATTAAGGCCATGGCTCGGCAGACTACACAATGGAAAGTCCACTCAATGGAATCGTGAGGACAAAATGCCCGGACGTAAGGTATGGCATCGTTTTACGGATAGGCGGATACGTTCCGAACGGCATTTCTACGCCACTTTGAATTATATTCATGCCAATCCTGTCAAGCATGGATACGTAGAAGAATCAAGTGATTGGCCATGGAGTAGCCTGCATGATTATCTGACAGTTTATGGCCGGGATACCTTGGTTCAATGGTGGAATCGTTATCCAATTAAAGATTACGGCACAGGATGGGATGATTGA
- a CDS encoding MarR family winged helix-turn-helix transcriptional regulator, which yields MADKLGKMIDQLWFRVQLFIETSGGRQGAGELSERDFILLDYLDRKGEAGFSELSDFFKKVSPSTMSGTLKKLNQKKLVARREDPRDLRANIFSLTPKGRQSLEPVRQSQAELSQIIADSLQLTPEESNLVAEAVVRANKTFDKWMGLSDLLEPDKPDEHT from the coding sequence ATGGCTGACAAACTGGGAAAAATGATTGACCAGCTCTGGTTCCGGGTACAACTCTTTATTGAGACCTCAGGAGGCAGACAAGGGGCCGGAGAACTCAGTGAAAGGGACTTTATTCTTCTGGATTATCTGGATAGAAAGGGTGAGGCCGGTTTCTCAGAACTATCCGATTTTTTTAAAAAGGTAAGCCCCAGCACCATGTCCGGCACATTGAAAAAACTCAACCAGAAAAAACTGGTAGCCCGCAGGGAGGACCCCAGGGATCTGCGAGCCAATATTTTTTCCCTTACACCAAAAGGACGTCAGTCTCTGGAACCGGTAAGACAATCCCAGGCGGAACTTTCCCAGATTATCGCGGATTCCCTGCAGTTGACACCGGAGGAGTCGAACCTGGTGGCCGAAGCCGTGGTGCGGGCGAACAAAACCTTTGATAAATGGATGGGCCTTTCGGACCTGCTTGAACCCGATAAGCCGGATGAGCATACATGA
- a CDS encoding glycerophosphodiester phosphodiesterase: protein MTSLSKEPLICLAHRGASGHAPENTLAAFEKAVELGADWIELDVFAVENALVVIHDNRLERTTNGAGYVMTSSVAYLRSLDAGNGQKIPLLSEVLELAAGKIKVNIELKGPGTAGPVAALIEFYVKNQGRQYADFLVSSFDHRQVKKAKTLCPGLPIAPNLTGPPLNLDRLVADLSPFSIHVDADFVTTELVDEIHGLGCPAFVFTANTVEEIKRLRDMGVDGVFTNFPERVKQAG from the coding sequence ATGACCTCTTTATCAAAAGAACCCTTGATCTGCCTGGCCCACCGGGGGGCCAGCGGCCACGCGCCGGAAAACACGCTGGCCGCCTTTGAAAAAGCCGTGGAGCTGGGGGCCGACTGGATCGAACTGGATGTGTTTGCCGTGGAAAACGCCCTGGTGGTGATTCACGACAACCGGCTGGAGCGCACCACCAACGGCGCCGGGTACGTCATGACCAGCTCGGTTGCCTATCTTCGCAGCCTGGACGCGGGCAATGGCCAGAAAATTCCCCTGCTTTCCGAAGTGCTGGAGCTGGCCGCCGGAAAAATAAAGGTCAACATCGAATTAAAAGGACCGGGCACCGCCGGCCCGGTGGCGGCTTTAATTGAATTTTACGTAAAAAATCAAGGGCGGCAATATGCAGACTTCCTTGTATCCTCTTTTGATCACCGGCAGGTGAAAAAAGCAAAAACGCTCTGCCCCGGCCTTCCCATTGCCCCGAACCTCACCGGGCCGCCCCTGAACCTGGACCGGCTGGTCGCAGACCTCTCCCCTTTTTCCATCCACGTGGACGCCGATTTCGTAACCACCGAACTGGTTGACGAGATCCACGGCCTCGGCTGCCCTGCCTTTGTCTTTACCGCCAACACGGTTGAAGAGATAAAGCGGCTGCGGGACATGGGTGTTGACGGCGTATTTACCAATTTTCCGGAACGGGTGAAGCAGGCGGGCTGA
- a CDS encoding sigma-54 interaction domain-containing protein, whose protein sequence is MKELEKITLFYEISNALNEHLDLERSLYNVLGILADQMGMVRGNIAILNLMRDEITMEVAHGISKQAMKKATYKVGEGIIGEVIKSGKGVAIPKISEEPRFLNRTGSRQKGIDVEISFLCVPIKKGNQVIGTLSVDKPYDADYSLADGKKMLSVVATMIARHVINLESIRAEKERLEDENKRLQDELERKYSFTSIIGNSNKMREVFQMVSRVCRSNATVILRGESGTGKELVANAIHYNSDRAGRPFVKVNCAAIPENLIESELFGHEKGSFTGAIRRQEGKFELADKGTIFLDEIGSMNMDAQAKLLRVLQEKEFERIGGHQVIKADVRVIAATNKNLEAAVEADTFREDLYYRLCVFPIYLPPLRERKTDISLLAEFFLEKYATENNRKIKRLSTPAIDMLMQYHWPGNVRELENCMERAVLLCEGEVLHSYHLPPTLQTGEHSGTLPNRTLEEAVAAVEQDMLIDALKNTRGNITNAAEMLGTTVRKFAYKAQRYGIDYRTYR, encoded by the coding sequence GTGAAAGAACTGGAAAAAATAACTCTATTTTACGAGATCAGCAACGCGCTTAACGAGCACCTGGACCTGGAGCGGTCCTTGTATAATGTGCTGGGCATTCTGGCCGACCAGATGGGCATGGTGCGGGGCAATATCGCCATTTTAAACCTCATGCGTGACGAAATCACCATGGAAGTGGCCCACGGCATCTCCAAGCAGGCCATGAAAAAGGCCACCTACAAGGTGGGGGAGGGGATTATCGGCGAGGTGATCAAGTCCGGCAAAGGGGTGGCCATCCCGAAGATCAGCGAAGAGCCCCGGTTTTTAAACCGCACCGGTTCCCGGCAAAAGGGGATTGATGTGGAGATATCCTTTCTCTGCGTGCCCATCAAAAAAGGCAACCAGGTGATAGGCACCCTGAGCGTGGACAAACCCTATGATGCTGACTACTCCCTGGCCGACGGAAAGAAGATGCTCTCTGTGGTGGCCACCATGATCGCCCGGCACGTGATCAATCTGGAAAGCATCCGCGCGGAAAAGGAGCGTCTGGAAGATGAGAACAAGCGGCTTCAGGACGAGCTGGAGCGCAAGTACAGCTTCACCAGCATCATCGGCAACAGCAACAAGATGCGGGAGGTGTTCCAGATGGTCTCCCGGGTCTGCCGCAGCAATGCCACGGTGATCCTGCGGGGAGAGAGCGGCACCGGTAAGGAGTTGGTGGCCAACGCCATCCATTACAACAGCGACCGGGCCGGCCGGCCGTTTGTCAAGGTCAACTGCGCGGCCATTCCGGAAAACCTGATTGAAAGTGAACTGTTTGGCCATGAAAAGGGGTCTTTTACCGGCGCCATTCGCCGCCAGGAGGGAAAGTTTGAGCTGGCCGACAAAGGGACCATCTTCTTAGACGAGATCGGCTCCATGAATATGGATGCCCAGGCCAAGCTGCTGCGGGTGCTTCAGGAAAAGGAGTTCGAGCGCATCGGCGGCCATCAGGTGATCAAGGCCGATGTGCGGGTAATTGCCGCCACCAACAAGAACCTGGAGGCGGCGGTGGAAGCCGATACCTTCAGGGAAGACCTCTATTACCGGCTCTGCGTGTTCCCCATCTACCTGCCGCCCCTGCGGGAGCGCAAAACCGACATCTCCCTGCTGGCCGAGTTCTTTTTAGAAAAGTATGCCACGGAAAACAACCGCAAGATCAAGCGGCTCTCCACCCCGGCCATTGACATGCTGATGCAGTATCACTGGCCCGGCAATGTGCGGGAGCTGGAAAACTGCATGGAGCGGGCCGTGCTGCTGTGCGAGGGGGAGGTGCTGCACAGCTACCACCTGCCGCCCACCCTTCAGACCGGCGAACACTCCGGCACTCTGCCCAACCGGACCCTGGAGGAGGCCGTGGCCGCGGTGGAGCAGGATATGCTCATCGACGCGCTGAAGAACACCCGGGGTAACATCACCAACGCCGCGGAGATGCTGGGCACCACGGTGCGCAAATTTGCCTACAAGGCCCAGCGGTACGGCATCGATTACCGGACCTACCGGTAG
- a CDS encoding type II toxin-antitoxin system Phd/YefM family antitoxin yields MMEVNVKEAREKISALLDRTQKGEEISILRRGKKVARLLPAADAEKRLPDLDSFRASITSKGGSLSRAVIDGRNEERY; encoded by the coding sequence ATGATGGAGGTTAACGTAAAAGAAGCCAGGGAGAAAATCAGCGCGCTGCTGGACCGCACACAAAAAGGGGAAGAAATTTCCATTCTGCGGCGGGGGAAAAAGGTGGCACGGCTTCTGCCGGCGGCTGATGCGGAAAAACGGTTGCCGGACCTGGACAGTTTCAGAGCGTCCATCACGTCAAAGGGCGGCTCCTTGAGCCGGGCGGTTATCGACGGACGCAACGAGGAGCGCTACTGA